From the genome of Scytonema hofmannii PCC 7110, one region includes:
- a CDS encoding Uma2 family endonuclease has product MTQTQAEIKLFTFDEFIERYPENSRLRYELHKGVIVEMPPPTGDHEDVVGFLTQKIAAEFERCKLPYRILKSAMVRTKAAESAYIPDVLLVNRDNLKNEPLWKKQSTVIYPETVPLVVEVVSTNWRDDYHDKFGDYEEMGIPEYWIVDYAALGGRKFIGNPKQPTIFVCELVDGEYQMTPFRKTDRIVSPTFPQLNLTAQQIFDSIL; this is encoded by the coding sequence CGAAATAAAACTATTTACCTTTGATGAATTTATTGAACGGTATCCAGAAAATTCACGACTAAGATACGAACTACACAAGGGAGTAATTGTAGAGATGCCCCCACCAACTGGCGACCATGAAGATGTTGTAGGTTTTTTAACCCAAAAAATAGCAGCAGAATTTGAGCGGTGCAAGCTACCCTACCGCATCCTAAAATCAGCTATGGTTAGAACCAAAGCCGCCGAATCTGCCTACATACCTGACGTATTGTTAGTAAACCGTGACAATCTAAAAAATGAACCATTGTGGAAAAAACAATCAACCGTTATTTACCCGGAAACTGTGCCGTTAGTGGTCGAAGTCGTTTCAACTAACTGGCGTGATGATTACCACGATAAATTTGGGGATTATGAAGAGATGGGAATACCCGAATACTGGATTGTGGATTATGCGGCGTTAGGCGGGCGTAAATTTATTGGCAATCCCAAACAACCGACAATTTTTGTGTGCGAACTTGTTGATGGTGAATACCAGATGACACCATTTAGAAAAACTGACCGTATCGTATCTCCTACTTTTCCGCAACTGAATCTAACTGCACAGCAAATTTTTGATTCGATATTGTAG